One Rhodospirillales bacterium DNA segment encodes these proteins:
- a CDS encoding pentapeptide repeat-containing protein, with the protein MTPQELVTILKSHRKWLKGITGSRRADLTMATLEGLDFNTSNMGSAKLVGALMDGCDISNSDLSNADAFSASFRSADMTNSKCIRADFRGADFKGANLQGANLREADIRRGSLMNADGDKAKSQNANLIGADLQKVTLCDAMATGADFTDANLMDANCEGALLDHCNFSNARMGNSMFNNANLNNSDFDRADIRGASFRNADMSGCNLEGHDLSTVDLTGANLANARIDKGQEITDASEEEESTGNQDEAINLSLHDHRIWMDSDGRAGKRCELQNADMSYYDLKSALLDGANLRGVNLQGADLRGAHLIMADLSGADLRDCDFSGAVLDGINLRGAIMSETLLVGANIIPVQLIGDDGKYSGRVWPANLSSVELTGADLTGVDLTGANLNDANFTKANLTSAILTDARTDSTTWNGAVFTSAVLPIGMVHPPHALTG; encoded by the coding sequence ATGACACCGCAGGAACTCGTGACCATTCTTAAATCCCATAGAAAATGGTTGAAAGGGATTACGGGTTCCAGGCGCGCAGACCTTACAATGGCAACCCTAGAAGGCCTTGATTTCAACACGTCCAACATGGGGTCTGCCAAACTGGTTGGTGCCTTGATGGATGGGTGTGACATTTCCAATTCCGATCTCAGCAATGCCGATGCGTTCAGTGCTTCTTTTCGTAGCGCAGACATGACCAACAGCAAATGTATTCGTGCTGATTTCAGGGGGGCTGATTTCAAGGGTGCCAATTTGCAAGGTGCGAATTTACGCGAAGCTGATATCCGCCGGGGCAGTCTGATGAATGCCGATGGGGACAAGGCAAAATCCCAAAATGCAAATCTCATCGGGGCAGATTTACAAAAGGTCACCCTGTGTGATGCCATGGCAACTGGCGCAGACTTCACGGACGCAAACCTGATGGATGCAAATTGTGAGGGCGCGTTGCTGGATCATTGTAATTTCAGTAACGCCCGCATGGGCAATAGTATGTTTAATAATGCCAACCTTAATAATTCTGACTTTGATCGGGCCGATATAAGGGGTGCCAGTTTTCGAAATGCCGATATGTCTGGTTGCAACCTTGAAGGTCATGATCTGAGCACGGTTGATTTAACCGGGGCCAATTTGGCCAATGCCAGGATTGATAAGGGACAAGAAATAACCGATGCATCCGAAGAAGAAGAATCTACCGGAAATCAAGATGAAGCGATAAACCTCTCGCTTCATGATCACCGTATCTGGATGGACAGTGATGGCCGTGCGGGAAAACGGTGCGAACTACAAAATGCCGATATGTCTTATTATGATTTGAAATCAGCACTGCTTGATGGTGCAAACCTGCGCGGGGTTAATCTGCAAGGTGCAGACCTTCGGGGGGCACATTTAATCATGGCTGATCTTTCCGGGGCTGATCTTCGCGATTGTGATTTTTCAGGTGCCGTTCTGGATGGCATTAATTTGCGCGGCGCAATCATGTCGGAAACGTTGTTGGTTGGTGCCAACATCATCCCTGTCCAGTTAATTGGCGATGATGGCAAATACTCTGGCCGTGTTTGGCCCGCCAATCTGTCATCCGTGGAACTCACCGGGGCCGATTTGACAGGGGTTGATCTTACCGGTGCCAACCTTAATGACGCCAATTTTACCAAAGCAAACCTGACCAGCGCCATCCTGACCGACGCCAGAACAGATTCAACCACCTGGAACGGTGCTGTGTTCACCAGTGCTGTGCTGCCAATTGGCATGGTTCACCCCCCCCACGCACTCACGGGCTAA
- a CDS encoding pentapeptide repeat-containing protein, whose translation MTPQELVETLASHEEWLNGVSGAKRADLSVASLEGLDFNTINLHSAKLAGALMNGCDISNSNLSSVDAFGADFHGADLTNSKCHRADFRGVNFKGANLQGANLREADIRRGYLMNVEGQDVTSQPADLSNADLQKVTLCDSQASGAVFESANMMDADCSGAFMDHCDFSNAQLGNVKFDNANLKNANFRKADLRGVSFKNADLTGSNLEGHDLSNIDFTGAEVQNVKVDEGQIFFRNDGDPPAPVNNEELITYALHDHRIWMDSDGRLGKRCELQNAEMSGYNLKGANLDGANLRGINLQGANLNGAQLSMADLSGADLRGCDLRDAVMSGINLRGAIMTNATLTGASLVPVQLVQNDGNLSGRSWPANLSSADLSEANLTDADLSYANLNDANFTKANLIGSNLMEARTESTIWTGAKLSGAAVPIGIKDKEQSSRHG comes from the coding sequence ATGACACCCCAAGAACTTGTCGAGACCCTTGCATCCCATGAAGAATGGCTCAATGGCGTGAGTGGAGCCAAGCGCGCGGATTTGTCTGTAGCATCCTTAGAGGGGCTGGATTTCAACACCATTAATCTACATTCGGCCAAGCTGGCCGGTGCCTTGATGAATGGATGTGACATTTCCAATTCCAATCTTTCCAGTGTTGATGCGTTTGGCGCGGACTTTCATGGCGCGGATTTAACCAACAGCAAATGCCACCGTGCCGATTTTCGGGGTGTAAATTTCAAGGGTGCCAATTTACAAGGTGCCAATCTACGCGAAGCCGATATTCGCCGGGGCTACCTGATGAATGTCGAAGGCCAGGATGTTACATCCCAGCCCGCAGACCTGAGCAATGCAGACCTGCAAAAGGTTACCCTGTGTGATTCCCAGGCATCTGGTGCGGTTTTTGAATCTGCAAACATGATGGATGCCGATTGCAGTGGCGCATTTATGGATCATTGCGATTTTTCCAATGCCCAGTTGGGCAATGTTAAATTTGATAATGCCAATCTTAAAAATGCGAATTTCAGAAAGGCTGATCTTAGGGGGGTCAGTTTCAAAAATGCAGACCTGACCGGCAGCAATCTTGAAGGCCATGATTTGTCCAATATTGATTTCACCGGGGCCGAGGTTCAAAACGTAAAAGTGGATGAAGGCCAAATCTTTTTCCGCAATGACGGTGACCCGCCAGCACCTGTAAACAATGAAGAATTAATCACCTACGCGTTGCATGATCACCGCATCTGGATGGACAGTGACGGCAGGTTGGGCAAACGGTGCGAACTACAAAATGCCGAAATGTCTGGTTACAATTTAAAAGGAGCCAATCTGGATGGCGCAAATTTACGCGGCATTAATTTACAAGGTGCAAACCTGAATGGTGCGCAGCTATCCATGGCCGATCTTTCCGGTGCTGATCTCAGGGGATGTGACCTTCGGGATGCAGTGATGAGCGGCATCAATTTACGCGGTGCCATCATGACCAATGCCACGCTTACCGGGGCCAGCCTGGTGCCGGTGCAACTGGTTCAAAATGATGGCAATCTTTCCGGGCGTTCCTGGCCAGCAAATTTATCCTCAGCAGACCTAAGTGAAGCCAACCTTACCGATGCTGATCTTTCTTATGCCAATCTGAATGATGCCAATTTTACGAAGGCCAACCTGATTGGGTCCAACCTTATGGAAGCCAGGACTGAGTCGACCATCTGGACCGGTGCCAAACTTTCCGGTGCCGCCGTGCCCATTGGGATCAAAGATAAAGAACAATCCAGCAGACATGGATAA
- a CDS encoding ETC complex I subunit: MPDARIYQPSRTAMQQGLAKTKYWLLEFAPSGRREQDQLMGWTSSDDARAQLRMKFDTCEEAVAYATRNDIAYKLVEPQQRRPRIKSYADNFRFDRVI; the protein is encoded by the coding sequence ATGCCTGATGCCCGTATATATCAACCCAGCCGTACTGCGATGCAGCAGGGCTTGGCCAAAACAAAATATTGGCTGTTGGAATTTGCGCCATCTGGTCGGCGCGAACAGGACCAATTGATGGGGTGGACGTCATCGGATGATGCCCGCGCCCAGTTGCGCATGAAATTTGATACCTGCGAAGAAGCCGTGGCCTATGCCACCCGTAACGATATCGCCTATAAATTGGTCGAACCCCAACAGCGAAGACCGCGCATTAAAAGCTACGCTGATAATTTTCGGTTTGACCGGGTCATTTAA
- a CDS encoding putative sulfate exporter family transporter, whose product MKTRVGGLVYSTYPGVLAAGTIAIAASWLSTNYNAPVMLFALLLGIALAFLSENERCRPGINFSSRTVLRIGVALLGLRISGAQIVDLGFMPVATVVIGVMTTMGLGFLISKKMKLGTEFGLLTGGAVAICGASAALAISSTLPKYIKKERDTVLTVIGVTSLSTIAMVLYPSLAAWLELTHTEAGVFIGGTIHDVAQVVGAGYIISNETGEVSTYVKLLRVGLLVPVVVLLSFVYMKRRQGEETKRTTILPFFLIAFCVLVALNSFVVIPESIKQAATTTSSWCLVTAISALGMKTSFRELASVGWKPVAMMISETLWIAALVLGIIIFIK is encoded by the coding sequence ATGAAAACCCGCGTTGGTGGGCTTGTTTATTCCACCTACCCAGGTGTCCTTGCTGCGGGCACCATTGCCATTGCGGCCTCTTGGCTATCTACTAATTATAATGCCCCGGTCATGCTATTTGCGCTTTTGCTTGGCATTGCTCTTGCCTTTTTGTCTGAAAATGAACGCTGTCGTCCGGGGATTAATTTTTCCTCACGAACGGTATTGCGCATCGGCGTTGCTTTGCTGGGGTTGCGCATATCCGGGGCGCAAATTGTTGATCTTGGGTTTATGCCGGTTGCAACCGTGGTCATTGGCGTGATGACAACAATGGGTTTGGGCTTTCTGATTTCCAAAAAAATGAAGCTGGGGACTGAATTTGGCCTGTTAACCGGCGGTGCCGTGGCCATCTGCGGGGCCTCTGCTGCACTGGCGATTTCTTCTACCTTGCCCAAATACATCAAGAAAGAACGCGACACTGTTTTGACGGTGATTGGGGTGACATCGCTATCGACCATTGCCATGGTTCTCTACCCGTCTCTCGCGGCATGGCTGGAGCTCACCCATACAGAAGCCGGCGTGTTTATTGGTGGCACCATCCATGATGTGGCCCAGGTGGTAGGGGCAGGCTATATCATCTCGAATGAAACGGGAGAGGTATCGACCTACGTTAAATTGCTCAGGGTCGGGTTATTGGTCCCCGTTGTGGTGCTTTTGTCGTTTGTTTATATGAAACGCCGCCAAGGCGAAGAAACGAAACGGACCACCATTTTGCCGTTCTTTCTCATCGCCTTTTGTGTGCTGGTGGCCTTGAACAGCTTTGTGGTTATTCCGGAATCCATCAAACAGGCCGCCACGACAACCTCAAGCTGGTGTCTGGTGACCGCCATATCTGCGTTGGGGATGAAAACATCCTTCCGCGAACTGGCCAGTGTGGGGTGGAAACCTGTGGCGATGATGATCTCAGAAACGCTCTGGATTGCCGCCCTGGTGCTCGGCATCATCATCTTTATCAAGTAA
- a CDS encoding NAD(P)/FAD-dependent oxidoreductase — translation MNTKSNTDFDAIIIGAGAAGLFCAMTAGARGLRVLVLDHADTPGKKILISGGGRCNFTNLESTPDRFLSKNPHFCKSALAQYTQYDFIDLVQKHKIAYHEKTLGQLFCDGSAKLILQMLLGECKAASVDLRLNHVITDITKSDRFQITTNYGTFSARSCVLATGGLSIPKMGATGFTHKIAKQFKLSQTQTYPGLVPLTFSDQDLQLMTPLSGIALNVIARVGETAFQENMLFTHRGLSGPAILQASNYWRIGDPLHIDLLPGIDASTFLLAQKKSNPKSEPKTVLTAHLPTRLAHAISMAHLPEYETPRMIGEIADRDLNHLGLTINQWLLEPSGSEGYAKAEVTVGGIDTAALSSKTMEANAVPGLYIIGEAVDVTGWLGGYNFQWAWSSGWVAGQALAN, via the coding sequence GTGAACACAAAATCGAATACAGACTTTGATGCAATTATTATTGGCGCCGGGGCGGCCGGGCTATTTTGTGCCATGACGGCAGGTGCCAGGGGCTTGCGGGTTTTGGTTCTGGATCATGCAGACACACCGGGTAAAAAAATTCTAATATCGGGTGGCGGGCGATGTAATTTTACCAATCTTGAGAGTACCCCGGACCGGTTTCTTTCAAAAAACCCGCACTTTTGCAAATCTGCATTGGCCCAATACACCCAATATGATTTCATAGACTTGGTTCAAAAACACAAAATTGCATACCATGAGAAGACACTGGGCCAATTGTTTTGCGATGGATCTGCAAAATTGATCCTTCAAATGCTTTTGGGTGAATGCAAGGCGGCCTCCGTTGATCTTCGTTTGAACCATGTCATCACCGACATCACAAAGTCTGATCGCTTTCAAATTACCACCAATTACGGCACCTTTTCGGCCCGATCCTGCGTGCTGGCAACCGGTGGGTTATCCATTCCTAAAATGGGCGCGACCGGTTTCACCCATAAAATCGCAAAGCAGTTTAAACTATCCCAGACCCAGACCTATCCCGGACTGGTGCCACTGACATTCAGCGATCAAGACCTTCAACTGATGACGCCGCTTAGCGGGATCGCTTTGAATGTGATCGCACGCGTTGGGGAAACTGCATTTCAGGAAAACATGCTGTTCACCCATCGTGGGTTATCTGGCCCGGCAATCCTTCAGGCATCAAACTATTGGCGAATAGGTGACCCATTACACATCGATCTGTTGCCTGGAATTGATGCATCAACGTTTTTGCTGGCGCAGAAAAAATCAAACCCGAAATCAGAGCCAAAGACTGTTTTAACGGCCCATCTTCCAACCCGGCTCGCCCATGCCATATCCATGGCACACCTTCCTGAATATGAAACACCCAGAATGATTGGCGAGATTGCAGACCGGGACCTGAACCATCTTGGCCTAACCATCAACCAATGGCTTTTGGAACCCTCCGGGTCAGAAGGCTACGCCAAGGCAGAAGTCACGGTCGGCGGCATTGATACGGCTGCGCTCTCATCAAAAACCATGGAAGCCAATGCGGTGCCCGGGCTTTACATTATTGGTGAAGCGGTCGATGTGACAGGGTGGCTTGGGGGATATAATTTTCAATGGGCATGGTCTAGCGGCTGGGTGGCCGGTCAGGCATTGGCAAATTAA
- a CDS encoding ABC transporter substrate-binding protein produces the protein MKLSRGLIALLFAAFFPFKALALDKKVTLQLQWDHQYQFAGYYAALWKGYYAKQGLDVTIRSAFEPGGKFHKSAKEVSNRRADFGVGAIDILKARDAGSPLVILSSVFQHSPVAFYSRVQTGVQSVSDLLRYRIATRGKTGRAYPELMAMLRAENINTTFINTQPIRNKLGLRDLALGHADIAAGFTISAGWLAKELGLKLTMLRPSTYGVDFYGGSIFTHEDLIKESPGVVDGFIRASLQGWKYALQNSDEIAVRIAGKLRRKIPLKDAVGFNLAQVGPVENLIKQNVITLGHTNPARWSRMHKALKDSGLVKNSFDANAAIYDPNKYAQDRLQKAFTISIGMLLILLVLGFGIWIYTQRKNARLMKEQSELLEATFENMNQGIAVYDADTRLVAFNKKMDEFYGFPPGVFKVGIKHEDIIRYRAESGYYGDADVQEATKQAILRSKNNAERRIEVQSHFGKTFIYHRRPMPNGGYMNTFEDVTEQKQTEENLRQASKMEAVGQLTGGIAHDFNNLLAVSIGNLELADEIAESGGDVRPYLKTIMRASERGASLTNQLLAFSRKQTLKTEAIDAGALIDNMQGLLRSALGETIEIMIANDSNLCQCLVDPVLFENVILNLAINARDAMPGGGTLSLHTSNATLVADDASMEAEVTPGDYVMVMVTDTGKGMPADVAEHAFDPFFTTKEVGEGSGLGLSMVYGFIKQSGGHVVLHSVESEGTTIKIYLPQTEQISLNGLPTPEKMPKGRGETILVVEDDPDVRAMTVNILHSLGYQTMEASDGNTALQVFKKMDPESLLITDVVLSGGMSGPEIVAEAKKLNPNIRVLYTSGYSNLANIDQKFFDKDVEFLQKPFPKVKLAQKIRMILNKPVQ, from the coding sequence GTGAAATTATCAAGAGGACTGATCGCCTTACTGTTCGCTGCTTTTTTTCCCTTCAAAGCTTTAGCCCTGGATAAAAAAGTCACATTGCAATTGCAGTGGGATCATCAGTACCAGTTCGCAGGTTACTATGCCGCACTTTGGAAAGGATATTATGCCAAACAGGGGTTGGATGTAACCATCCGTTCAGCATTTGAGCCCGGTGGCAAATTTCACAAATCAGCCAAGGAAGTTTCAAACAGGCGTGCAGATTTCGGGGTTGGCGCGATTGATATTCTGAAAGCCCGGGATGCCGGAAGCCCACTTGTTATTCTATCGTCTGTTTTTCAGCATAGCCCCGTCGCATTTTATTCCCGTGTCCAAACCGGGGTTCAATCTGTCTCAGATTTGTTGCGATACCGCATTGCAACCCGGGGAAAAACTGGCCGCGCCTATCCTGAACTGATGGCGATGCTGCGGGCAGAAAACATCAACACCACATTCATCAACACGCAGCCAATCCGTAACAAACTGGGTCTTAGAGATCTCGCATTGGGGCATGCAGATATTGCAGCCGGATTTACAATTTCAGCAGGCTGGTTGGCCAAGGAGTTGGGGCTAAAATTAACAATGCTGCGTCCCTCAACCTATGGTGTTGATTTCTATGGCGGGTCAATTTTTACCCACGAAGATTTGATCAAAGAAAGTCCAGGTGTTGTTGATGGGTTTATCCGTGCCAGCTTGCAAGGTTGGAAATATGCACTTCAGAATTCAGATGAAATTGCTGTTCGAATTGCCGGAAAATTGCGCCGTAAAATCCCCCTTAAAGATGCTGTCGGATTTAATCTTGCTCAGGTAGGACCGGTAGAAAACCTTATCAAACAAAATGTCATTACGCTTGGCCACACCAATCCTGCACGCTGGAGCAGGATGCACAAGGCCCTTAAAGATTCTGGTTTGGTGAAAAATTCTTTCGATGCCAATGCGGCAATTTATGATCCTAACAAGTATGCCCAGGATCGTTTGCAGAAGGCGTTCACAATAAGTATTGGGATGTTGTTGATTCTTCTCGTTTTAGGGTTTGGCATCTGGATTTATACACAGCGAAAAAATGCCCGATTAATGAAAGAACAATCAGAACTGCTGGAGGCAACATTTGAAAATATGAACCAGGGAATTGCTGTTTATGATGCTGATACCAGGCTGGTTGCATTCAACAAGAAAATGGATGAATTCTATGGCTTCCCACCCGGAGTTTTTAAAGTTGGGATCAAACATGAAGATATCATTCGGTACCGTGCTGAATCTGGATATTACGGGGATGCAGATGTACAGGAAGCCACAAAGCAAGCAATTTTACGGTCTAAAAATAATGCTGAACGAAGGATTGAAGTCCAATCGCATTTCGGGAAGACTTTTATCTATCATCGCCGCCCAATGCCCAATGGGGGGTACATGAATACATTCGAGGATGTTACGGAACAAAAACAGACAGAAGAAAACCTTCGCCAAGCCAGTAAAATGGAAGCCGTTGGCCAGTTAACCGGGGGCATTGCCCATGATTTTAATAATTTACTCGCCGTCAGCATTGGCAATCTGGAACTTGCCGATGAAATTGCAGAGTCCGGGGGGGATGTTCGCCCATATTTAAAAACAATTATGCGTGCCAGTGAACGGGGCGCATCTCTTACCAATCAGCTGTTGGCATTTTCACGAAAACAGACATTGAAGACAGAGGCGATCGATGCCGGTGCATTGATTGATAACATGCAGGGCTTGTTGCGTAGTGCCCTTGGGGAAACAATTGAAATTATGATCGCAAACGATAGCAATCTTTGTCAGTGTCTGGTTGATCCTGTCCTGTTCGAAAATGTTATCTTGAACCTTGCCATCAATGCCCGGGATGCAATGCCGGGCGGGGGGACATTGAGCTTACATACCAGCAACGCAACCCTGGTTGCCGATGATGCATCAATGGAGGCTGAGGTTACCCCAGGTGACTATGTCATGGTTATGGTGACCGACACGGGCAAGGGAATGCCAGCTGATGTGGCAGAGCACGCGTTTGATCCCTTTTTTACAACAAAAGAGGTGGGCGAGGGGAGTGGTCTTGGCCTTTCCATGGTTTATGGCTTTATCAAGCAATCAGGGGGGCACGTGGTATTGCATTCTGTGGAATCCGAAGGGACGACCATAAAAATATACCTGCCACAAACAGAACAAATTTCATTAAACGGATTGCCCACTCCGGAAAAAATGCCCAAAGGGCGTGGAGAAACCATCTTGGTTGTTGAAGATGACCCAGACGTTCGGGCTATGACGGTCAATATTTTACACAGTTTGGGCTATCAAACGATGGAAGCATCAGATGGCAATACTGCCCTTCAAGTATTTAAGAAAATGGACCCAGAAAGTCTTTTGATCACAGATGTTGTTCTGTCAGGTGGGATGAGCGGGCCGGAAATTGTTGCTGAAGCTAAAAAGCTAAACCCGAATATCAGGGTGCTCTACACTTCGGGGTACAGCAATCTTGCAAACATCGATCAGAAATTTTTTGATAAAGATGTGGAATTTCTTCAAAAACCCTTTCCCAAGGTAAAACTTGCCCAAAAAATTCGTATGATACTGAACAAGCCTGTACAGTAA
- a CDS encoding DEAD/DEAH box helicase, producing the protein MQLRNWQQEIIDTFPSIVQKNRRFILKAPTGAGKTVLASEIIERFYKNKKIIVLCHRLVLLEQLEAALRKKHKVRKLTVSDKGPAFKDYDILLSTNMRAKDVLSDAVPKADLIIVDEAHRVSPNGRGYKRIIDDFKENGKPEAQFMGLTASPERRTGDQRDQLNLAFDAIIDCANIENLIEEGVLVQPVYRPHFVHDLNLKGIDISSGDFPVAKLAPAIIKSSMIDYATWSYMEEREKLGIPPVSAWFCADVSVAEATLNCIQKLGINAAIVTAQTPIKQRMKLLKQHEDGEVEAMVSVGVLAEGWDNPHCNIIVHLRPTLSKVLWGQSVGRGLRSAPGKDKCVVIDVSSNWSTFGPVEKLEWSLWSHRGSYLQFMNRFNWIGQQQDDEDAKEIYLLCNNKLPSGTRCSHIYKKNAYEDDTCPVCGTYAAIDIYKEQKLDSLLNENGLHRLFFERVPRVFDEMDLSVWTRLGGTAWKSANAKEQVFLAFCMAFVEVSGDPTQSESDYWDEALAAEARIRGYLVKNKIQIVKQPDFDLSLIADGMLAGRIIRTLQAHYGISLCGTVFQTHSLDESERKYQKAIKIAERLAILGCSVQDNLPYFNAADHLKSLASVSS; encoded by the coding sequence ATGCAACTCAGAAATTGGCAACAAGAAATCATCGACACCTTTCCGTCGATCGTTCAAAAAAACCGTCGGTTTATCCTAAAAGCGCCCACCGGTGCCGGGAAGACCGTGCTTGCTAGTGAAATCATCGAGCGGTTTTACAAGAACAAGAAGATTATCGTGCTTTGCCACCGGCTTGTTCTACTGGAACAGCTGGAAGCCGCATTGCGCAAGAAGCATAAAGTCAGAAAGCTGACAGTTTCAGATAAAGGCCCCGCCTTTAAAGATTATGACATTTTGCTTTCAACTAATATGCGGGCAAAAGACGTTTTGTCGGATGCTGTGCCAAAGGCCGATCTTATTATCGTCGATGAAGCCCACCGGGTATCGCCAAATGGCAGGGGCTACAAACGCATTATCGATGATTTCAAAGAAAACGGTAAACCAGAAGCCCAGTTCATGGGGTTAACGGCTTCGCCGGAGCGTCGCACGGGTGATCAGCGGGACCAGCTCAATTTGGCCTTCGATGCCATTATTGATTGCGCCAATATTGAAAACCTGATCGAAGAAGGCGTTTTGGTGCAGCCAGTTTACCGCCCGCATTTTGTCCACGACCTTAATTTGAAGGGCATTGATATCAGTTCAGGTGACTTTCCAGTCGCAAAACTGGCCCCGGCAATTATCAAATCTTCAATGATTGATTATGCCACCTGGAGCTACATGGAAGAGCGCGAGAAGCTCGGCATCCCGCCTGTATCTGCCTGGTTCTGTGCAGATGTCAGTGTTGCCGAGGCAACGCTTAACTGCATTCAAAAACTGGGCATCAATGCGGCCATCGTTACGGCCCAGACCCCGATCAAACAGCGAATGAAATTACTGAAGCAACACGAAGATGGTGAGGTCGAAGCCATGGTGTCTGTTGGCGTGCTTGCTGAAGGCTGGGACAATCCCCATTGCAATATTATCGTTCACCTGCGTCCGACCTTATCAAAGGTTTTGTGGGGACAATCGGTGGGCCGTGGGTTGCGGTCAGCACCCGGAAAAGACAAATGCGTTGTTATTGATGTCAGCTCCAATTGGAGCACATTTGGGCCGGTAGAAAAGCTGGAATGGAGTCTCTGGAGCCACCGGGGGTCTTATCTTCAATTCATGAACCGTTTCAACTGGATTGGCCAACAGCAAGATGATGAAGACGCCAAAGAAATTTATCTGCTGTGCAACAACAAACTGCCATCTGGTACACGGTGTTCACATATTTATAAAAAGAATGCCTATGAAGATGACACCTGTCCGGTTTGCGGTACCTATGCCGCCATCGATATTTACAAGGAACAAAAGCTCGATAGTCTGTTAAATGAAAACGGGCTGCATCGTTTGTTCTTTGAACGGGTGCCAAGGGTTTTCGATGAAATGGACCTGTCGGTTTGGACACGTCTTGGTGGCACAGCATGGAAATCGGCCAATGCAAAAGAACAGGTCTTTCTTGCGTTCTGTATGGCATTTGTAGAAGTCTCTGGCGATCCGACGCAATCTGAATCAGATTATTGGGATGAAGCCCTGGCGGCCGAAGCGCGCATTCGTGGCTATTTAGTCAAAAACAAAATCCAGATTGTTAAACAACCCGATTTTGATCTTTCCCTGATTGCCGATGGCATGTTGGCCGGTAGAATCATCCGAACCTTGCAGGCCCATTACGGCATATCACTTTGTGGCACGGTTTTTCAAACCCACAGCCTGGATGAAAGCGAACGCAAATATCAAAAGGCCATCAAAATTGCTGAACGGTTGGCAATTCTTGGCTGTTCAGTTCAGGATAATTTGCCCTATTTCAATGCCGCCGATCATTTGAAATCATTGGCGTCGGTATCGTCTTAG
- the galE gene encoding UDP-glucose 4-epimerase GalE, producing MPNILVTGGAGYVGSHACKALAKAGFTPVCYDNLSRGHRWAVKWGPLEEGDILDGDRLRDVIGRHDPVAVLHFAAFAYVGESVSQPDLYYRNNVGGSMSLLGAVKDTGIDKFVFSSTCAIFGEPETVPITEDHPKAPINPYGRSKLMIEDMLGDYGAAFGLRSVSLRYFNAAGADGDGEIGEAHDPESHLIPLIFDAASQKSDGISVFGDDYDTPDGTCIRDYIHVTDLADAHVLALKKLLSGFEGGVFNLGTGQGYSVREVIDKTGEVTGCDIPLTHAPRRAGDPPRLVADCSLARKVLGWEPARQDIGTIIEDAWRWYRNRP from the coding sequence ATGCCGAACATTCTGGTTACAGGTGGTGCTGGCTATGTCGGGAGCCATGCCTGTAAAGCGCTTGCCAAAGCCGGGTTCACCCCTGTTTGCTATGATAATCTTAGCCGGGGTCACCGCTGGGCCGTCAAATGGGGGCCATTGGAAGAAGGCGATATCTTAGATGGTGATCGGTTGCGCGATGTTATCGGGCGCCATGACCCGGTGGCCGTATTACATTTTGCAGCCTTTGCGTATGTTGGCGAATCAGTATCGCAGCCTGACCTTTATTATCGCAATAATGTTGGGGGCTCCATGAGCCTGCTTGGTGCGGTTAAGGATACGGGCATTGATAAGTTTGTTTTTTCCAGTACCTGCGCCATTTTTGGCGAGCCCGAGACGGTTCCCATAACCGAAGATCACCCAAAAGCGCCCATTAATCCCTATGGGCGCAGCAAATTGATGATCGAAGACATGCTTGGTGATTACGGTGCTGCCTTTGGTTTGCGATCGGTCAGCCTACGGTATTTTAATGCTGCAGGTGCCGATGGGGACGGGGAAATAGGCGAGGCCCATGACCCTGAAAGCCACCTTATTCCTCTGATATTTGATGCCGCATCTCAAAAGTCTGATGGCATTTCAGTCTTTGGTGATGATTACGACACCCCCGATGGCACCTGTATCCGCGATTATATTCACGTCACTGACTTGGCCGATGCCCATGTTTTGGCCCTTAAAAAGCTTCTTTCAGGATTTGAAGGGGGTGTTTTTAACCTAGGTACCGGGCAGGGTTATTCCGTGCGTGAAGTGATCGACAAAACAGGTGAAGTGACGGGATGTGACATTCCCCTAACCCATGCGCCGCGCCGCGCCGGTGATCCTCCTCGGTTGGTTGCTGATTGCAGCCTTGCCCGCAAGGTTCTGGGCTGGGAACCCGCTCGACAGGATATAGGCACAATCATAGAAGATGCCTGGCGTTGGTATCGAAACAGGCCCTAA